The genomic stretch ttgttgtaatgaattctttacagtcatgttttttttcatgatattttaaataacttgtataaattacactttatgacactgtcatgaagcattaagaccatcataatcatatactGTAAGCCAGATAAGCCTATCACGTACAGTACAggcccttatatcagtcatcagtcacaaacagggtgtcttgtcctgctcctgaaatctgctcctgcattcatcccagtcatcagcaacagagcattggtgTAGGTGCATGTCTGAAATCAATGTGTGCGcgattacaatgataatttaatatggtaaattaaaaaatatataacataaacatactgatgacacgtaggctatggtgtaatggaatgttttgccttgggtggtaggttttgtgggttctgACACTCtcatgtaggtgtcataaccagccataaaataacgtaATATATGTTACAACAGGTCTCAatatatatgtgtcatgacagtgttacaaccatattataacaggttatgacaagttgtCAGATGTTATGACTCATTGACATGATTATGGCCGTGTCATGActctgggtgtcaagtaaagtgttacctaatATTAACTTGACAAAGACAACACACCCCATCAGATAGTTTTTTACCAACCCTCTTACATAGTGAAGAGCAGATGACCACTGAAGGTGCTGTGGCGATATCCATCATCATATATCTTTCTCCCAGCCCAGAGATGCATGTAGACCACATCTCCTACCTCCAGCACCACTGATACTCCATTAGAGGAACTAATGCCACCACTAGCTTGGCGAGCATGTGCAATAGCTAATTGATGTCCATTCTTATGCAAGGCTGCAGTTGTAGGAACTGAATTATCACCCCCTCCATAGATGTAAAACCTGAACAGGTAGAGTCCTCTCACTGGTGCTGTAAAGATCCCTGTATCAGAACACAACATTCACATAGAAACAGCCATCAGACATGATATGAGGACAGATGATTATTAATAACTATGTTTTTCACACAGACTTTTAAATACTGATGATATGAATAGGGTGTACCTGTAGTGGGGTTATAAGCATTGCCAATGTTTGAGTAGATATTTCTGTAGACCAGGGTGGTTCCAGTGTTGAAGGGTCCAGTGTCTCCGTGTTGACCAGGTGCTGCTAGTGAGGCTGAGAAAGCCAACTTCCTGTCTGTGGGATAGAGATGTGTCAACACTACTTTATCTAACTGGACACTAGTTGGTGTAGATTAGACATGTTATCAACAATAAAGTCAGTCATTCagaccttaaaaaaaaaagaaatactgTCAAAACTCATACTTAATGTTCCTCCCATTACCTTGACTGTTTCTCTTCAGAACTTCAACATGGCTCTCAGTGATGTTAGAACGAGTCTCCATGGAGATTAGTTTCACTGCTTGTGCTGAAATCAGATGCATGAACAATAAACAAGTCAGTGAGATTTAGTATATagtgtattcagaaagtattcataccccttcactttttccacattttgttacgttacagccttattctgaaatggattaaatagttaattttcctcatcaatctacacacaataccccataatgacaaggcaaaaacagTTTTCCTAAAAtaagaaaaaactgaaatattacatttacagtgccttgcgaaagtattcatccccgttggcgtttttccaattttgctgcattacaacctgtaatttaaatggattttcttttggatttcatgtaatggacatacacaaaatagtcaaaaaattctaaaaataaatcacagaaaagGGGTGCGTGCATACCTATTCACcctgctatgaagcccctaaataagatctggtgcaaccaattaccttcagaagtcacataattagttacataaagtccacctgtgtgcaatctaagtgtcacatgatctgtcacatgatctcagtatatatacacctgttctgaaaggccccagagtctgcaacaccactaagcaaggggcaccaccaagcaagcggcaccatgaagaccaaagagctctccaaacaggtcagggacaaagttgtggagaagtacagatcagggttgggttataaaaaatatctgaaactttgaacatcccacagagcaccattaaatccatataaaaaaattgaaagaatatggcaccacaacaaacctgccaagagagggccgcccaccaaaactcacggaccagacaaggaggttattaatcagaaaggcaacagagaccaaagataaccctgaaggagctgaaaagctccacagcacagattggagtatctgtccataggaccactttaagccgtacactccacagagctgggctttacggaagaatggcCTGAAAATAGCcaatgcttaaagaaaaaaataagcaaaaacgtttggtattcgccaaaaggcatgtgggagactccccaaacatatggaagaaggtactctggtcagatgagactaaaaatgagctttttggccatcaaggaaaacgctatatctggcgcaaacccaacacctctca from Coregonus clupeaformis isolate EN_2021a chromosome 21, ASM2061545v1, whole genome shotgun sequence encodes the following:
- the LOC121535446 gene encoding multimerin-2-like; this translates as MTMKSVVSLLVLLHCCLSGAQVHRDRDGVSGNEIQQVDYEDRESRGNDIQADKQRAEAAASTHSQQTCQPDIHTVLREMSNMLAEQRVELSHTKTELGAMEARLTASESQVEELTKRNEAQAVKLISMETRSNITESHVEVLKRNSQDRKLAFSASLAAPGQHGDTGPFNTGTTLVYRNIYSNIGNAYNPTTGIFTAPVRGLYLFRFYIYGGGDNSVPTTAALHKNGHQLAIAHARQASGGISSSNGVSVVLEVGDVVYMHLWAGRKIYDDGYRHSTFSGHLLFTM